Genomic window (Tolypothrix sp. NIES-4075):
TGTACTTTCATCATCTCAAATCCCAAAAGCGCAGATAGTATCAAAGGTGGCGGCTATAGTCTATAATCCAAAATCGTATGAGTCGTTTTTTTATCGCTTTGTTACCGCCGCAGCACATTCAAGACTGCGCCAACGAAATTAAACAGCACTTTGCCGATCGCTATGCTAGTAGTGGGGCACAAAAATCTCCACCGCATATTACCTTACAACCGCCTTTTGAATGGGTAGATAGCAATGTATCATTCTTAGAAGATTCTCTCAAGAAATTTGCTAGTGGACGAGAGCCTGTACCCGTCACAGTTCATAACTTTGCGGCATTTGCTCCCCGCGTCATTTATATTGATGTTGTGCAAACTCCAGAATTGATGGATTTGCAAGCTGATTTAATTAAGTATGTGGACAACTTGGGGATTGTTGATAAATCCCATCGCTCATTTACTCCCCACATGACGGTAGCTTTTCGCGATTTAACAAAGCAAAACTTTAAAATCGCTTGGACAGAATTTGAGAAACGAGAGTTACATTTTGAGTTCAAGTGCGATCGCTTAACCTTACTGCTTCACGATGGCAAGCGGTGGAATGTCAAAACTGAGTTTTCTTTTGTGTCTTAGTACAGAATTTCATTAATACGAGCGCTTTCTTAAATTTTGCAGTAGCCTGCAATGCGATTGCGTCTCGATGCAATGCGATTGCGTCTCGATACAATGCGATTGCGTCTCGATACAATGCGATTGCATCCCGATGCAATGCGATTGCGTGTCGATGCATTTAAAAACGCTACGCTTTTACGCTCATGCTGTACTTAGTACATGGATTGCACGCATTTCATCGCGAAATATTTAACGAAGACTCTGCGACTCTGCTGCGTTTACCTTTGCGTCCCTCTGCGTTTAAAAACGCCACGAATTAATGCAAATCTTAAGACTTTTGGAAATTTGGCAGAAAAATGTAAGGCTTTATACTAGCCTGAAAATCATTATCGCGGGAAATTAAGCATAATTTCTGTCAAAGCGAGTTTTAATCTACCAAAAGTAGCTATGTATAAACAATTGATTAGCACATTTGTCTTAGTGGCGATCGCACCGTTATCAACTTTAGTAATTTCTCCGCCCAGCATTGCTCAAAGACAAACAATTAATTGCTCTAAGGCAACATCAACACCAGAATTGAAATTTTGTTCTCAACAATCTTACCAAGCAGCAGATAGAAAACTAAATCAAGTTTATCAGCAAGTCGTTTCGAGCTTAAGCAGTGAGGCAAAGCAGTTATTAGTTACTGGACAACAGTCATGGATTAAGTTTCGCGATAACAACTGCAATTTTGAAGTATATAGCTCTCGTGGTGGGACAGGTTATGAAATCTTTCGTAACGGCTGTTTGGAGAGACTGACAAAACAACGTACAAAAGATTTGCAAGATTATCTGTCTTCTCGGTAATCAACTTGAAAGCAGTTTTAGTAAGGACTTCAGCCCTGAACACCTTTATGTTTGAGCGGTGAACCGCTCACCCTCCGGGTTCTGAAGTCGCTCATGGGGGAGACCCCCAAGACCGCGCTGGCTCACTACGAAGGAGAGTATTTCGCATATTTGCACAAATCTGTTTTAGGAATCGAGAGGCTTGAACAAGTATTTAATCATAATCCAAGTAGAGATAAGAATGCTTGGATAAATTATCTCAGATGAAGAGGCAAAGAAAACTATGGCTAAGATAACCATCAATGGTATATCAATCGATCCAGATGCTCAGAGAAATGCAATAATCTCTGCTAATCTAATTAGTGCTGACAGTTCCAAATCAAATTATATTCTCATCCAATCGACTCAACCTTTGAACCGCGAGCAAAAAAGTCAGCTATCAGAGTTAGGTGCAGAGATTCTGGAATTTGTGCCGGAAAATACTTACATTTGTCGTTACAATCCTTCTAATTTGGATGCA
Coding sequences:
- a CDS encoding 2'-5' RNA ligase family protein yields the protein MSRFFIALLPPQHIQDCANEIKQHFADRYASSGAQKSPPHITLQPPFEWVDSNVSFLEDSLKKFASGREPVPVTVHNFAAFAPRVIYIDVVQTPELMDLQADLIKYVDNLGIVDKSHRSFTPHMTVAFRDLTKQNFKIAWTEFEKRELHFEFKCDRLTLLLHDGKRWNVKTEFSFVS
- a CDS encoding lysozyme inhibitor LprI family protein: MYKQLISTFVLVAIAPLSTLVISPPSIAQRQTINCSKATSTPELKFCSQQSYQAADRKLNQVYQQVVSSLSSEAKQLLVTGQQSWIKFRDNNCNFEVYSSRGGTGYEIFRNGCLERLTKQRTKDLQDYLSSR